The genomic DNA GTATGTATACGGGGAAAAAGGCAGCCTTTGCAAGCCAAAGATTGCCGCAGAGGGTTAGTGCCTGAAAACCAGAAAGGGAAACCGaccagggacacaggcaaggaaAGTCCTTGCTGGGGTCTGAATGGGAGACTTTGACCCGCGTCCCTTGACTTCCTGGGGCCCTAGCAGCCGTTCTGGGGCCCGGTCCCCCCGGGCGGCGGCTGGGTGGCTGGGAACCAGCAGATGGAGCTCCGCGTGCAAGACACCTTCCCCCTGCCCGCGCCTTTGTGCTCCCGGGCCCTGCGGGGACCCCGGGCGCTGCTCCGCCAGTTCACTTCCTGCGGGGGCCGGGCTCCGGGTGTGAAAATGCGGGAGTCGCGGCTGCTGCTGCACCTGGTGGTGCACGGCGCGGCCGGCCCCCCGCGGGAGATGGCCGGCCGCGGGGACGAGCCGCAGAGGGCAGCCTGGCTTCGGCAGTACTACACGCAGAGGCAGAAGAGACTCATGACGGTAAACGCCctggcggggggacggggacggggacggggtgTCCGGGCCCGGAGCGCGCCGCGGGCAGGGCCCCGGGGGCCGCCGGGCAGCAAAGGGAACGCGGGTGTGGAGCGCCTGGCCTGGGCGGCGGGGGTCGCGCTGAGTTACGGACCGATCGCGCTGGCGGGGACTAGCGGAGACCCAGGGGCGGCAGGAGAacaggccggggaggggggggggacgacaaggGTTGGGGGTTGGAAGTGGGCGGCGGAGTGCAGAGAAATGAGAAAGGaaatgggggagcagagggggcacaAGGAGAATGGAGGAAAATCGGGGGGGCTGGGGTAATAATTTAAGACttttaacccccaccccccatctagAAAACTTGGGCTGGGGGGACCAACCGCCGGAGacaaaatcaagcccctttattGTTCCATTCCGCTAATTCTCCATTAATTCCCATTCATAAACTGGGCCAGGACCATGGGGCTGCATAAAGACTTTCTACCACTTTCTGTCTCCTCACAGCTTCAGGGCTTTGTTCGTCTTATACTAATGACCAAACCAGATCTCAGTTGGAATGGCCAGGTCTAATGCCGGTCACCGTCGATGAGCAAACCAGCCCCACTACAGTACCAGTCACCAAcgattgttttgttttacaatccAATTTAACAATAATGATTCAACCTGAgtatcaaaacaaaaataaaatgtgggGGAAAGTTGAAATTGGAACATTGCAATTGACCCGAAATGGGGCCCCCGAAAGTTCGTTTTCTGGGACACGTTGACTTTTCATTCCCATTCGGAATGAAATGTTTTCCAATTTTCTGCAGCAGAGAAATTCCAAGCATCACCCAGCTGTAGCGATGACATTCTGCCAGCCTAGAACTCCCTCCGTGCTCTCAGTTGGCTGCAGTGTTGTGTTTCACAGCCTGGCCTCGCATGTGTGCATTATTGCTGTGTGCTGGCAAACAGCGTCTGTGGTGCATCCCAAAGGTGGCTGGGCTAAGGGAGGAGCGGGCTAAGGGAGTtacatagaaagagagagaggcataGTATGTGTAATATCTTGTAGGCTTTTGACACTCGGTGAGTGAAAGCTGGTATAGGGCTGTAATAATATCTCACTCTTATCTAGCACTTCTTggccatagatctcaaagcgctttacaaaggaggtcagtatcattgtcttcattttacaggtggggaaattgaggcacctaTAGGCaaaatgacttgctcaaagtcacccagcaggtcagtggtagaCCCAGGAATAGAACTTAGGTGTCCTGAGTCCTAGACCAGTGCACTACCCACTAGGCCAGACACTCATTCCATTCAGTATTAGCTTGGCATTCATGTAGACAGCCTGATacagggggctgggctgtgtgCCAGGGATGACTGAGCTCCAAAGCCAACTCAGTGACTAagtgggtggccttgggcaagtcacttaacaccTTTTTGTGTCAGTTTTCCCCCTGTGTCCAGTGGGGATGGTGCTGACCCAATACCCAGGGATGCTGAGATGATTAATTGATTGTGCAGCATGTTGGGTTGTTGTAGATGCAGTGCTGTAACAGTGCTGAGCATTGTGACATTGCAGTATACGTGTCTGGAAGGAAATGCTGCCTCATGCCTGGAACTGTCAAATTTCAGCTGCTGATTGCCCGCCGGAGGAGATCCAGCTGTTACTTCCACCCCCGCGCATGGCCCAGCTTCCGGAATGCTGACTGGTGGGAACGGGTGGTCCTGAAAGACTTCCAGCCACGGGACTGGCTGGAGAAATTCCGAATGTCCAAGGAGACCTTCTTCTATGTCTGCAACCAGCTGCGACCCAAGCTGTCCCACCCGAGTACCCTGCCTCTGGAGCAGCGGGTAGCTGTGGCCATTTGGCACCTGGCCACCAACGTAGAGTACCAGATAATCAGCCCCCTCtttggggtgggtccctccacaGTGCAGAACTGTGTCAAGGAGGTCAGCTATGCCATTGTGCTGCTGCTGAAGCCGCTCTACCTCCGGCTGCCCAGTGAGCAGGAGCTGGAGAACATGGTGCGGATTTTCAGTGCCCGCTGGGGATTCCCACACTGCATCGGTGCCTTGGACAGCCTCCATGTCCCCATCCACGCCCCTGCGCACCTCGGTGCCGACTACTGCaacagccagggctggcattCTGTCCTCACACAGGTGACGGTGGATGGGCTGGGTCAGTTCTGGGACATCTGCGCCGGCTTCCCTGGCAGCATGGAGAACAACACAGTTCTggaaaactccagcttgtgggtgttAGCCAGGGAGGGCCACCTCTTCCCAACCCCCCCGAAACATTTCATGGGGAGGGCACAAAAATACGTCCTGTTAGGAGACGCCTCTTACCCGCTGCGGGATTGGATCCTCAAGCCTTACCCAGAAGACGGCACCCTCacaccacagcagctccagttCAACTATCGCCTGAAGCGAGCTCACAGCGTGATCGAGAATGCCTTCCTACGCCTCAAGGCCCGGTGGCAGATCCTCCTGAAATGCGACGACTGCAGCCTGGACCTACTGCCCACGGTCATACTCGCCTGTTGCACCCTGCACAACGTGTGCGAGGCCCATGACAGCCCCTTCAATGATGAATGGCTGGAGGTGATAGAACCCGCTGAGTTCGCAAAGCCCTGCCAGCCTGCGCCCATGTCCATGGACGACAGCAATGCCGAGGAAGTGCGAGAGCTGATGTGCAAATACTTTGAAAGCTGCGGAGAAGGCTGATTGCTACAAAGCAATGCCGCATGCTTTCCAGCTCTCAAACTTTCAGTAACCCTAGTACACCTAACATTGCTCCAGCAATCAAAGGCCACTGAATGGGGACTGTGTGCTGTCCCATACTGCAAAGCCTTTTCTGTGGAATGAAGGCGGCTTGGGGGATTGGTAAGGAGCCAgccctccccagctcagccacCAGTTCCCGTCCAGAGGAGGTCGGCCGTGTTGTGCGAAAGCAGTCTTTACCTTGGTGCTGTCGGGCAAGGGGATGGATTTCATGCCTTTGTAATCTGCCAGGGTTTAGATGATCTTGTGACATGGTTTGTGAGATGTAAATAAAACAGGGGGTCTAGGTTTGGACAAAAAGAGGGGtgcattttttttactttctttaaGAATAGATCGGGCTCAGTAGCTCAGGGTGATTGGAAAAGGGACACGAAGCCTGTCACGCCTCGGTCACTGGTATGAAGCCAGTTTAGGCTGCAGGCTGGCAGCCAATGACAGTTACCAGCTGATGAGCGCTCAGTGGCCTGTGGGAACAGATGGGTGGATCTCAGTTCAGGAGACAGGTGACCTTCACCCAGTGCTACTGTTACTGTTGGCAAAGTGTCCCCTGCGTGGACAGCCTCAGCAGCAAGCGCCTAGATGCTGTGGTCATGGGTGCTCTCGAAACACATCAGCAGAAAGGCCAAAGGATGGAATAGGTACTATGGTCTGAATCACAATAGCATCTGGATGCCCCAGCTGAggacagggccccattgtgctgggtcctgacccagagaTGCCAGTCCCTGTCCTGATGAGCTCACTGAACAGGCAAGATGCAcccaaggtgggaggggaagtgaGTTGCCtgaggccagcagcagagctgggattagaatccaGAAGTCAAGGattcccaggctagcaccctaccCACTAGACAGCACTACCTCCACGTCCCTCAGGTGGCTGAATTACCTTGCCAGCCTGAGGCTGAAGTTCCTGGCTAATGCTGAGGAACGTCGGTGGAGCACGTGGTGTCTCAGTGCTCGGTGGGTCACCAGACTGGCCCCCTTCAGGAGCACAGGAGCTGAGACAGCAGCAGTTGAGAAAAGCCCTAGGGTCATTTTAAGAGGTATTTGGTTTTCCACAGAGGTATCTGCCTGGCATGGTGGAACCTCTTCAGAGATGCTGCCTCCAGGTGAAATCACGTGATGAAGGAAAAAACAGCAAACTCAACATCGTGGGCCAGATTCAACTGGGGCTTCTGTGAGTGACTCCCATTCGCATCAGGGCTAAGTTTAGCCGCACACATCTGCTTCTGCTGACACCCGTCTCCCGTTTTGCCAATCACGCTGCCTAGCATCATCATTCCTGGGGACACACTGATAGAATCAGTCATTTCCATACTCCCACGCTTCTGCCTGCTGTCCAGAACTCACTTGTTTTCTGGAAATCTAGTGTTTTACTCCAACAATCTGAAAACAAGAATTTGGGACTTTAGCAATATCTGAGGCCTCTCCGTGTGTCTGAAGGGCTGTGGATGTAGCAGGGGCATTAACCTGAGTATCCAGACAAATTCCAATGTAGGTAACTACATTCTGCCTATCTATGGCCCTGAGCCGGCAAAGAGTTACACATATGCTTAACCCTACCTGCATGGACAGACCCACTGAGTCCAAGCCTTAAGCCTCTAGGATTGGAGTCTTTGATTTTTAAGACATGGCCGGATATTTATctgctcatagactttaaagtcagaaagaaccatcatgatcatctagtctgactcctgcacattgcaggccacagaacctcacccacccactccggaaatagacccctaacctctggcagAGTTACTGAAGTGCACGCTATTGGGGATGTGGTTAGCAAAGTCTGGCCATTGCATTACGTAGGGTGGAAGAATCCAGGAGTCTGACTGGTTCTTTATGAACCACATGGGTGGGAACTTACTGCCTTTGAGTCAAAGAAGCCTTGACTGGATGCCTCTCTGAAAGAGATGCTTTAGCTTAATACATGTTATTGGGTTCAATGTAGGGGTAACGGAGAATTCcatggcctgtgacatacaggaggtcagatgagctAATGGTCCCTTTGGACCTTTAACTCTATGAATATCTGGACTGTACAGTTCGGCGAAAACTCCAGCACTCCCTCCGCACTTTACTTCCTTCCCCAGACTCCTGGCTCTCGCACAGCAGCGATggttcagcagctgccacccCCCACCTAAACCTACCAGCCCTACCTCAGCAGGTGAGAGGACTTCTCTTGGAGCTGGGTGAATGGCTCCCTAAAgtctccccaaggccctgcctgtCCCATGAGAGCTTTAGATACACTGTGTGACAGTGTtccccccggggtgccacctggaactggggtaccactgagccccctgacccaccagcctgggctccctctcattctgctgtgacaagctgcaaagccctccagcctgcactttcaccagcattcacacaggtagggacacacccagctgcagttacatgcaggctctctaaccaccagcttcccagcttgggaccccagagcagtaccatcctgccctggtcaaatctggccagtatatgggtttaatacccagTCTGCCtatccctcaatgtgaagagaacaatgcacacttgtggtaaccaaccagagattttccccaagcactccagtcaaagctcaaaacaaaaacaagtttcactacaaaagatagattttaagtgattataggggatagcaaacagagcaaACCAGATTCCCTAGCAGATAttcaaaaaatgcaaactaagcttaatatattaGATTGGACATGAATTAGTTAGTAGATTCTCAcactaagagatgatacaagcaggttgCTGATTCTTAAGGGGCCAGCTGCACTtactttacagcttggaatccccaggtgtttcatacacaagctagaaatccctttaacCTGAGTCTAGCACTTCCCCCAGATCAGTCTTTGTTCGTCAcatgtttccaggagtcttcttgtgtggggagtgaagaaccccagATGATGTCAGTCCCTGCCTtgtatagcttttgcatatggcacgatccctttgttccaaagcttggttcccagactggtctgtggaaaaatactgacatcccgagatggagtccagcatcatgtggcctggtcacaggtccttgtagagtcatagcagccatcactCACAGACTGTCTGTATCATTCTCAAGAAGaatcaccaggtgggagataagcttgtgaagggtaacaagaagggtttctacaggtatgttagcaacaagtaGGTCAGGGAatgtgtgggacccttactgaatgggggaagcaacctagtgacagatgatgtggaaaaagctgaagtactcaatgctttttttgcctcagtctaaagagacaaggtgtgatgaagcgggactgttcttaatgtttcctctgaatagtgtgggggtgcctcagtttcccctaggcagttcttaagtatctaggtggtgggataagggtgtatgatcattgcagagccctagagagcaggtgtgtgcaggggtctggacacagagaatggccaacaccctgtttcctggcaactgatggcctgggccttcccccctgcaaggtgagagctaaagggttggagaacaaagaaatcaggtgacctcctggcccaggaaagggacaaagcccagaggaggaggggctggagagagtttcagtttggggctagctggggacatggagtgaagtgcagacgtggttgtctggctctcTGCCCTcgaaaatggacccagctgaggggtcctgttttctgcaCCTACaaactctgtgttagaccatgttcctgtcgtctaataaaccttctgttttactggctggctgagagtcatgtctgactgcgaagttggggtgcaggaccctctggcttccccagaagcccgcctgggcggactcgctgtgggaagcgcacggagggggaggatgctgaatgctccgcggtcagacccaggaaggtggaattTGAGTGAGCTGTGTGTcttgaagacagtctgctcacagaaaggagacttccccagagtcctgactggcttcgtagggagcagttccagagcatcacccggggactccgtgacacaagGTCAGCTCcaagactgctgcactgggcaacacagtatggggaggaggtgagcagcccttactgatgaaagaacaggttaagggctatttagaaaagctggacatgcataaatccatggggctggatgcaatgcatccaagggtgctgaggaacttggctgatgtgattgcagagccattggccatcatctctgaaaactcgtggcaatcggGAGATCCCGGACgattgaaaaaaggcaaatatagctcccatctttaaaaaagggatccattttgaagcacttggaggaggggaaggtgatcaggaacagtcaacatggattcaccaagggcaagtcatgcctgaccaacctgattgccttctatgatgagataactggctctgtggctatggggaaagcggtggacgtgctataccttgactttagcaacgctcttgacacggtctcccacagtattcttgccagaaagttaaagaattagggattggatgaatggactattagGTGGACAGAAACCTGGCTAAatcgttgggctcaatggatagtgatcaacggctcgatgtctagttggcagccggtatcaagtggagtgccccaagggtcggtcctggggccaattttgttcaacatcttcattaatgatctggatgatgggatggattgcaccctcagcaagtccgtggatgacactaaactggggggaaaggtagatatgctggagggtagggatagagtccagagtgacctagacaaattggaggattgggccaaaagaaatctgatgagtttcaacaaggacaagttcagagtcctgcatttaggctggaagaatcccatgcaccactacaggctggggactgactggctaagaggcagttctgcagaaaaggacctggggattacagtggacgagaagctggatacgagtcagcagtgtgcccttcttgccaagaaggctagttgcatattgggctgcattagtagaagcattgccagcagattgagggatgtgattattccccttattaggcactggtgaggccacatctggagtattgcgtccagttttgggcccccactacagaagggatgtggacaaattggagagagtccagtggagggcaacggatatgattagggggctggggcacatgacttacgaggaaaggctgagggaactgggcttatttagtctgcagaagagcaaggggggatttgatagctcagtggtttgagcattggcctgctaaacccagggttgtgagttcaatccctgagggggccatttagggatctggggcaaaaattggggattggtcctgctttgagcagggggttggactagatgacctcctgaggtcccttccaaccctgatattctatgatagcaGCTTGCAACAACTGGAAGAGGATGTTCCaaaggttccaaagaggatggagcttggctgttctcagtggtggcagatgacagaacaaggagcaatgatctcaagtcacagtgggggaggtctaggttggatgttaggaaacactgtttcactaggagggtggtgaagcactggaatgggtcacctagggaggtggtggaatctccttccttagaggtttttaaggcccggcttgacaaagccctggctgggatgatttagttgggggttggtcctgctttaagcagcgggttggactagatgacctcctgaggtctcttccaaccctaatcttctatgggtatgtctacactacgaaattaggtcgaatttatagaagtcggttttttagaaatcggttttatatattcgagtgtgtgtgtccccacagaaaatgctctaagtgcattaagtgcattaactcggcggagcgcttccacagtaccgaggcaagcgtcgacttccggagcgttgcactgtgggtagctatcccacagttcccgcagtctccgctgcccattggaattctgggttgagatcccaatgcctgatggggctaaaacattgtcgcgggtggttctgggtacatatcgtcaggcccccgttccctccctccccccgtgaaagcaagggcagacaatcatttcgcaccttttttcctgagttacctgtgcagacgccataccacggcaagcatggagcccgctcaggtaaccgtcaccctatgtctcctgggtgctggcagacgcggtacggctttgctgcacagtagcagcaacccattgccttctggcagcagacggtgcaatacgactggtagttgtcctcgtcgtgtccgaggtgctcctggccacgtcagctgggagcgcctgggcagacatgggcgcagggactaaatttggagtgacttgaccaggtcattctctttagtcctgcagtcctattgaaccgtcttatggtgagcgggcaggcgatacggactgctagcagtcgtactgtaccatcttctgccaggcaggcaagagatgaggattgctagcagtcgtattgtaccatcttatgccaggcaggcaagagatgaagatggctagcagtcgtactgtaccatcttctgccaagcagccatgagatgtggatggcatgcagtccttctgcaccgtctgctgccagccaaagatgtaaaagatagatggagtgggtcaaaacaagaaatagaccagatttgttttgtactcatttgcctcctcccctgtcta from Lepidochelys kempii isolate rLepKem1 chromosome 25, rLepKem1.hap2, whole genome shotgun sequence includes the following:
- the LOC140903175 gene encoding uncharacterized protein isoform X1; its protein translation is MELRVQDTFPLPAPLCSRALRGPRALLRQFTSCGGRAPGVKMRESRLLLHLVVHGAAGPPREMAGRGDEPQRAAWLRQYYTQRQKRLMTLLIARRRRSSCYFHPRAWPSFRNADWWERVVLKDFQPRDWLEKFRMSKETFFYVCNQLRPKLSHPSTLPLEQRVAVAIWHLATNVEYQIISPLFGVGPSTVQNCVKEVSYAIVLLLKPLYLRLPSEQELENMVRIFSARWGFPHCIGALDSLHVPIHAPAHLGADYCNSQGWHSVLTQVTVDGLGQFWDICAGFPGSMENNTVLENSSLWVLAREGHLFPTPPKHFMGRAQKYVLLGDASYPLRDWILKPYPEDGTLTPQQLQFNYRLKRAHSVIENAFLRLKARWQILLKCDDCSLDLLPTVILACCTLHNVCEAHDSPFNDEWLEVIEPAEFAKPCQPAPMSMDDSNAEEVRELMCKYFESCGEG
- the LOC140903175 gene encoding uncharacterized protein isoform X2; translated protein: MQCCNSAEHCDIAVYVSGRKCCLMPGTVKFQLLIARRRRSSCYFHPRAWPSFRNADWWERVVLKDFQPRDWLEKFRMSKETFFYVCNQLRPKLSHPSTLPLEQRVAVAIWHLATNVEYQIISPLFGVGPSTVQNCVKEVSYAIVLLLKPLYLRLPSEQELENMVRIFSARWGFPHCIGALDSLHVPIHAPAHLGADYCNSQGWHSVLTQVTVDGLGQFWDICAGFPGSMENNTVLENSSLWVLAREGHLFPTPPKHFMGRAQKYVLLGDASYPLRDWILKPYPEDGTLTPQQLQFNYRLKRAHSVIENAFLRLKARWQILLKCDDCSLDLLPTVILACCTLHNVCEAHDSPFNDEWLEVIEPAEFAKPCQPAPMSMDDSNAEEVRELMCKYFESCGEG